Proteins from one Mytilus galloprovincialis chromosome 11, xbMytGall1.hap1.1, whole genome shotgun sequence genomic window:
- the LOC143052557 gene encoding centrosomal protein POC5-like isoform X2 yields MSTLDLSEPELPPDSPGSSVSTRLMDEYEELLKYAVVVPKYDQSRLPKTLTDIRESFPQNRPEPRQETMVTVTRERQTDSSSNPVIVKVTRETGLPDFGGHSPIGSKHEDDRLNDDTGSVEEFLTRDKGKQKTQKFSAPQFLSRVTDGLDKETSRISQKETSHLSQKEVEIEESEYNFTATVDQDVTKMENLMDHWCLDLKRNVMAEFSQSKIRIVEHGRQQLIREQEKHAAEKNQILNEMESLKELLHTYEQSLERKDQVISNLTHAMQKQREKIEMLKKFNEWKVKHIDRKREIFAGKLAEKHYERKLSQKIWDSWHSVIVDKWRQRVEKACQAKAQEVCINLTNEYETKVKSLTEALEEARTEVSKLHQERDRYEETMKKAFMRGVCALNLEAMTMFQPQDDQRPEQGPGGHISSDFSDNLNGSIPEKDYSAPKTIPQEPIYTTDPRNDLAPPKIITSQGARPSSATSVRSKASVCSKTNTTSSSKGKVLSTRITAKTDSGRTTSSLGRNPTLDPPMSSVIVERHPPVNKETIGQATAGRHPRQTSTIENYTQAGIIHRRIAGQSGSVTISPNIQTVKVVD; encoded by the exons ATGTCTACCTTAGATTTAAGTGAGCCAGAATTGCCACCTGATTCACCTGGAAGTTCAGTATCCACAAGACTTATG GATGAATATGAGGAATTGCTGAAGTATGCTGTAGTTGTACCTAAATATGATCAGAGCAGATTACCTAAAACCCTAACAGACATAAGAGAGTCTTTTCCTCAAAATAGACCAGAACCTAGACAGGAAACCATGGTAACAGTTACTAGGGAGAGACAAACAG ATTCTAGTTCCAATCCTGTCATTGTCAAGGTAACCAGAGAAACAGGGTTACCAGATTTTGGAGGTCATAGTCCTATAGGAAGTAAACATGAAGATGACAGACTGAATGATGATACAGGGAGTGTTGAAGAATTCCTTACCAGAGACAAAG GAAAACAGAAAACACAAAAGTTCTCGGCCCCCCAATTTTTGTCCCGTGTGACAGATGGACTTGATAAAGAAACCAGTCGGATATCTCAGAAAGAAACCAGTCACTTATCTCAGAAAGAGGTTGAAATAGAGGAGTCAGAATATAACTTTACAGCAACAGTGGACCAAGATGTTACTAAGATGGAAAATCTCATGGACCATTGGTGTCTGGACCTGAAAAGAAATGTCATG GCAGAATTCAGCCAATCCAAAATCAGAATTGTGGAACATGGAAGACAACAGCTAATCAGAGAACAAGAAAA ACATGCTGCAGAAAAGAATCAAATCCTGAATGAAATGGAGAGTCTGAAGGAACTATTACACACCTACGAACAGTCACTGGAGCGTAAAGATCAGGTCATATCAAATCTTACACATGCCATGCAGAAACAGAGAGAAAAGATTGAAATGCTCAAAAAATTTAACGAATGGAAAGTTAAACACATTGACAGGAAAAGGGAG aTTTTTGCTGGCAAACTAGCAGAAAAACATTATGAGAGAAAACTATCACAGAAAATCTGGGATTCTTGGCATTCAGTTATTGTTGATAAATGGCGCCAACGAGTGGAGAAGGCATGTCAAGCCAAGGCACAGGAAGTCTGCATCAATCTCACAAATGAATACGAGACTAAAGTCAAATCG TTAACAGAAGCATTAGAGGAAGCCAGGACAGAAGTGTCAAAGTTACATCAAGAACGTGATCGTTATGAAGAAACCATGAAAAAGGCTTTCATGCGAGGAGTGTGTGCCCTCAACCTTGAAGCTATGACCATGTTTCAACCTCAAGATGACCAGAGACCCGAACAAG gtCCTGGCGGTCACATATCTTCAGATTTTTCTGACAATCTTAATGGTAGTATACCAGAGAAAGATTATAGTGCTCCAAAAACAATCCCCCAGGAACCAATATACACAACAGATCCTAGGAATGACCTGGCACCGCCAAAAATAATCACCAGTCAGGGAGCCAGACCTTCATCAGCTACAAGTGTCAGGTCTAAAGCATCG GTATGCAGTAAGACTAATACAACATCTTCCAGTAAAGGAAAAGTGTTGTCTACCAGAATTACAGCCAAGACCGACTCTGGACGTACCACATCTAGTTTGGGCAGAAATCCTACCCTTGACCCTCCAATGAGTTCTGTTATTGTAGAAAGACATCCTCCGGTTAATAAG GAAACAATCGGACAGGCAACAGCAGGAAGACATCCACGACAAACATCAACCATAGAGAACTATACACAGGCAGGAATCATTCATCGGCGGATTGCTGGACAATCTGGTTCCGTGACGATATCACCAAATATACAAACTGTTAAAGTTGTTGACTGA
- the LOC143052557 gene encoding centrosomal protein POC5-like isoform X1, with protein MSTLDLSEPELPPDSPGSSVSTRLMDEYEELLKYAVVVPKYDQSRLPKTLTDIRESFPQNRPEPRQETMVTVTRERQTGSTNSSSNPVIVKVTRETGLPDFGGHSPIGSKHEDDRLNDDTGSVEEFLTRDKGKQKTQKFSAPQFLSRVTDGLDKETSRISQKETSHLSQKEVEIEESEYNFTATVDQDVTKMENLMDHWCLDLKRNVMAEFSQSKIRIVEHGRQQLIREQEKHAAEKNQILNEMESLKELLHTYEQSLERKDQVISNLTHAMQKQREKIEMLKKFNEWKVKHIDRKREIFAGKLAEKHYERKLSQKIWDSWHSVIVDKWRQRVEKACQAKAQEVCINLTNEYETKVKSLTEALEEARTEVSKLHQERDRYEETMKKAFMRGVCALNLEAMTMFQPQDDQRPEQGPGGHISSDFSDNLNGSIPEKDYSAPKTIPQEPIYTTDPRNDLAPPKIITSQGARPSSATSVRSKASVCSKTNTTSSSKGKVLSTRITAKTDSGRTTSSLGRNPTLDPPMSSVIVERHPPVNKETIGQATAGRHPRQTSTIENYTQAGIIHRRIAGQSGSVTISPNIQTVKVVD; from the exons ATGTCTACCTTAGATTTAAGTGAGCCAGAATTGCCACCTGATTCACCTGGAAGTTCAGTATCCACAAGACTTATG GATGAATATGAGGAATTGCTGAAGTATGCTGTAGTTGTACCTAAATATGATCAGAGCAGATTACCTAAAACCCTAACAGACATAAGAGAGTCTTTTCCTCAAAATAGACCAGAACCTAGACAGGAAACCATGGTAACAGTTACTAGGGAGAGACAAACAGGTAGCACAA ATTCTAGTTCCAATCCTGTCATTGTCAAGGTAACCAGAGAAACAGGGTTACCAGATTTTGGAGGTCATAGTCCTATAGGAAGTAAACATGAAGATGACAGACTGAATGATGATACAGGGAGTGTTGAAGAATTCCTTACCAGAGACAAAG GAAAACAGAAAACACAAAAGTTCTCGGCCCCCCAATTTTTGTCCCGTGTGACAGATGGACTTGATAAAGAAACCAGTCGGATATCTCAGAAAGAAACCAGTCACTTATCTCAGAAAGAGGTTGAAATAGAGGAGTCAGAATATAACTTTACAGCAACAGTGGACCAAGATGTTACTAAGATGGAAAATCTCATGGACCATTGGTGTCTGGACCTGAAAAGAAATGTCATG GCAGAATTCAGCCAATCCAAAATCAGAATTGTGGAACATGGAAGACAACAGCTAATCAGAGAACAAGAAAA ACATGCTGCAGAAAAGAATCAAATCCTGAATGAAATGGAGAGTCTGAAGGAACTATTACACACCTACGAACAGTCACTGGAGCGTAAAGATCAGGTCATATCAAATCTTACACATGCCATGCAGAAACAGAGAGAAAAGATTGAAATGCTCAAAAAATTTAACGAATGGAAAGTTAAACACATTGACAGGAAAAGGGAG aTTTTTGCTGGCAAACTAGCAGAAAAACATTATGAGAGAAAACTATCACAGAAAATCTGGGATTCTTGGCATTCAGTTATTGTTGATAAATGGCGCCAACGAGTGGAGAAGGCATGTCAAGCCAAGGCACAGGAAGTCTGCATCAATCTCACAAATGAATACGAGACTAAAGTCAAATCG TTAACAGAAGCATTAGAGGAAGCCAGGACAGAAGTGTCAAAGTTACATCAAGAACGTGATCGTTATGAAGAAACCATGAAAAAGGCTTTCATGCGAGGAGTGTGTGCCCTCAACCTTGAAGCTATGACCATGTTTCAACCTCAAGATGACCAGAGACCCGAACAAG gtCCTGGCGGTCACATATCTTCAGATTTTTCTGACAATCTTAATGGTAGTATACCAGAGAAAGATTATAGTGCTCCAAAAACAATCCCCCAGGAACCAATATACACAACAGATCCTAGGAATGACCTGGCACCGCCAAAAATAATCACCAGTCAGGGAGCCAGACCTTCATCAGCTACAAGTGTCAGGTCTAAAGCATCG GTATGCAGTAAGACTAATACAACATCTTCCAGTAAAGGAAAAGTGTTGTCTACCAGAATTACAGCCAAGACCGACTCTGGACGTACCACATCTAGTTTGGGCAGAAATCCTACCCTTGACCCTCCAATGAGTTCTGTTATTGTAGAAAGACATCCTCCGGTTAATAAG GAAACAATCGGACAGGCAACAGCAGGAAGACATCCACGACAAACATCAACCATAGAGAACTATACACAGGCAGGAATCATTCATCGGCGGATTGCTGGACAATCTGGTTCCGTGACGATATCACCAAATATACAAACTGTTAAAGTTGTTGACTGA